In Dromiciops gliroides isolate mDroGli1 chromosome 5, mDroGli1.pri, whole genome shotgun sequence, the following are encoded in one genomic region:
- the SLC16A8 gene encoding monocarboxylate transporter 3 — MGAGGPSGRPGPAPDGGWGWAVLLGCFVVTGFSYAFPKAVSVYFKALMKDFRVGYSDTAWISSIMLAMLYGTGPVSSILVNQFGCRPVMLAGGLLASSGMILASFTTSLVQLYLTAGVLTGLGMALNFQPSLIMLGLYFDRRRPLANGLAAAGSPVFLSALSPLGQILLEHFGWRGGFLLMGGLLLNCCTCGAVMRPLAGGPGAGGGAGPEEEAREMLPLEQGKKKPAGSPGGQQRRRRRKKRLLDFSVFKDRGFVVYAIAKFILVLGLFVPTIMLVNYAKDSGVPDADAAFLLSVIGFVDIVARPACGALAGLSRVRPHVTYLFSLAMLANGLTDVCSARARTYGALVGFCVAFGLSYGMVGALQFEVLMSTVGAQRFPSAIGLVLLVEAVAVLIGPPSAGRLVDALKNYEIIFYLAGSEVLLSALFLSTATYCCLRKSQDPEQAPDPPPGAKDTEETEYDGDPGPNAAVTAAAQHSENHVAPEVEQAEEEEEEGEEERKPVLGGSAETLGKGGF; from the exons ATGGGGGCCGGTGGTCCCTCTGGCCGGCCTGGGCCGGCCCCTGATGGCGGCTGGGGCTGGGCTGTGCTGCTTGGCTGCTTCGTGGTAACGGGCTTCTCCTACGCCTTCCCTAAGGCAGTCAGCGTGTACTTCAAGGCTCTCATGAAGGACTTCCGCGTGGGCTACAGCGACACGGCCTGGATTTCTTCCATCATGCTGGCCATGCTCTATGGCACAG GGCCCGTGTCTAGCATCCTGGTAAATCAGTTTGGCTGCCGCCCTGTGATGCTGGCAGGGGGCCTGTTGGCTTCCTCTGGGATGATCCTGGCCTCCTTCACCACCAGTCTTGTGCAGCTGTATCTCACAGCCGGCGTGCTCACAG GTCTGGGCATGGCCCTCAACTTCCAACCTTCACTCATCATGTTGGGCTTGTACTTTGACCGCCGGCGGCCCCTGGCCAATGGACTGGCGGCAGCGGGCAGCCCCGTCTTCCTGTCTGCCCTGTCTCCTCTGGGCCAGATCCTGCTGGAACACTTTGGCTGGCGGGGGGGCTTCCTGCTCATGGGGGGGCTACTTCTCAACTGCTGCACCTGCGGAGCCGTCATGAGGCCCCTGGCCGGGGGTCCGGGAGCCGGGGGCGGGGCCGGGCCCGAGGAGGAGGCCAGGGAGATGCTGCCTCTGGAGCAGGGAAAGAAGAAGCCAGCGGGGAGCCCCGGGGGGCAGCAGCGGCGCCGGCGCCGCAAGAAGCGGCTCCTGGACTTTTCCGTCTTCAAGGACCGGGGCTTCGTGGTGTATGCCATCGCCAAGTTCATCCTGGTGTTGGGGCTCTTTGTGCCAACCATCATGCTGGTCAACTACGCCAAGGACTCGGGAGTGCCCGACGCCGACGCCGCTTTCCTCCTGTCAGTGATCGGCTTCGTGGACATCGTGGCCCGGCCGGCCTGTGGGGCCCTGGCTGGGCTCAGCAGGGTCCGGCCCCACGTGACCTATCTCTTCAGCCTGGCCATGCTGGCCAACGGGCTAACCGACGTCTGCAGTGCCCGGGCCCGCACCTATGGCGCCTTGGTGGGCTTCTGCGTAGCCTTTGGCCTTTCTTACGGCATGGTGGGCGCCCTGCAGTTCGAGGTGCTCATGTCCACGGTGGGCGCCCAGCGATTCCCCAGCGCCATCGGCCTCGTGCTGCTGGTGGAAGCTGTGGCTGTGCTCATAGGACCCCCCTCAGCCG GCCGCCTGGTGGACGCCCTCAAGAACTACGAAATTATCTTCTATCTGGCTGGTTCTGAGGTGCTCCTGTCTGCTCTGTTCCTCTCGACGGCCACCTACTGCTGTCTGAGGAAGTCTCAAGACCCAGAACAAGCCCCAGATCCTCCCCCTGGGGCCAAGGACACCGAAGAGACTGAGTATGATGGTGACCCTGGCCCCAATGCTGCCGTTACTGCTGCTGCCCAGCACTCTGAGAACCACGTGGCCCCTGAAGTGGAGCAggctgaggaagaggaagaggagggggaggaagagaggaaacctGTACTGGGAGGCTCTGCAGAGACTCTTGGCAAAGGTGGATTCTAG